A window of the Haloquadratum walsbyi C23 genome harbors these coding sequences:
- the xseB gene encoding exodeoxyribonuclease VII small subunit — translation MSDNQTHTSDESITAQIERLEAIITELEGGDISLERAQQLHTEGERILKALEDEFDLGEGKIIERSENHN, via the coding sequence ATGAGCGATAACCAAACACACACAAGCGATGAGTCAATCACGGCACAGATTGAGCGTCTTGAAGCTATTATCACCGAACTTGAGGGTGGTGATATCTCATTAGAGCGAGCACAGCAGTTACACACTGAGGGAGAGCGTATCCTCAAAGCACTTGAAGATGAGTTTGATCTTGGCGAGGGAAAGATTATCGAGCGATCAGAAAATCACAATTGA
- the xseA gene encoding exodeoxyribonuclease VII large subunit, whose product MGIESESGDTKKLNDHASLRRELGSEDIAFVNDINTQIGDLVEGSPAIEHEYILGDISDYSISSNGHGHFDLVHEDSSLHCVIFRSRVDKLQNDIEQGILAAVSGDISYYESEGSVSIIVRDIIAVGQGIYQQTYQENKQTLAESGYLDESAKQSLPYLPKHIGIATSGDSDARQDAVTSIHDQYPDVNITVQDTSVQGNNALVSLMDAISSLDDNARIKLIILTRGGGAEKHLRVFNEIPLCRVIHETTTPIVVGVGHETDRTLAGAVADTRVMTPTEVGKTVPEKDGLQEELERLSADLNHAYTNTVKQAIEQKHDRLNSAYDRQVTDELRSVSNRLNTAYETVKQQKAHERERAKMIKPYERTIQRQRLIIGVLSILLVVAIILITGNI is encoded by the coding sequence ATGGGCATTGAGTCGGAGAGTGGTGATACAAAGAAGCTGAATGACCACGCCTCATTGCGGAGAGAACTCGGCAGTGAAGATATTGCGTTTGTGAATGATATAAATACGCAGATTGGGGATCTTGTCGAAGGAAGTCCGGCGATTGAGCATGAATATATTCTTGGAGATATCTCCGATTACAGTATCTCCTCGAATGGTCATGGTCACTTTGATTTGGTTCATGAGGATTCATCACTTCACTGTGTTATATTTCGCTCTCGAGTAGACAAGCTTCAAAATGATATTGAGCAAGGAATCTTAGCCGCGGTGAGTGGAGATATTTCTTATTATGAAAGTGAAGGAAGCGTCTCGATTATTGTTCGAGATATAATTGCGGTCGGACAGGGGATATATCAGCAGACATATCAGGAAAATAAACAGACACTCGCAGAAAGTGGCTATCTTGATGAATCAGCCAAGCAATCACTTCCATATTTGCCGAAGCATATTGGGATTGCAACTAGCGGTGACAGTGACGCTCGTCAGGATGCCGTGACAAGCATCCATGATCAGTATCCAGACGTTAATATCACTGTTCAAGATACGAGCGTTCAAGGAAACAACGCATTAGTCTCGTTGATGGATGCAATCAGCAGTCTTGACGATAATGCACGTATCAAATTAATTATCCTGACTCGTGGCGGTGGTGCAGAAAAGCATCTTCGGGTATTCAATGAAATCCCATTATGTCGTGTGATTCATGAGACAACAACGCCCATTGTGGTTGGTGTTGGTCATGAGACGGACCGAACGCTTGCTGGGGCAGTCGCAGATACACGCGTTATGACACCGACTGAGGTTGGCAAGACTGTTCCAGAAAAAGACGGGTTGCAGGAAGAACTTGAACGACTCTCTGCCGATCTTAATCATGCGTATACCAACACAGTCAAACAAGCAATTGAACAGAAGCATGACCGCCTAAACAGCGCGTATGATCGTCAGGTTACAGACGAACTTCGATCGGTGTCCAACCGTCTTAATACTGCATATGAAACGGTTAAACAACAGAAGGCACACGAGCGTGAGAGAGCCAAAATGATCAAGCCATATGAGCGTACGATTCAACGACAGCGGCTCATAATCGGAGTGTTAAGTATATTACTTGTGGTAGCAATCATATTGATTACTGGTAATATATGA
- a CDS encoding DUF1611 domain-containing protein, with amino-acid sequence MRIAILAHEQFPNHAKTAIGILRYSDHNVVAVLDRTKIGERVCDYVSDVQDAPIIEEMSQVSSEVDALSIGIAPIGGDFDSTWRSDIQDALINGCDIINGLHYFLEDDKRISRLADEHNCEIWDVRKPPDDLTVSDGTADNVDATVVLTVGTDCSSGKMTTSFELLQAARDQGIDAAVIPTGQTGVMITDRGIVVDGVISDFAAGAVERMIKQVAAENDLIIVEGQGSIAHPAYSGVTTSILHGAMPDGLILCHAANREAIRGYDHISLPPIDEYTRTYEQLSGLVSPAKVVAGAINTHHIEEAKARTAVADYAAAIDAPATDPVRFDATKILNAVLK; translated from the coding sequence ATGCGTATTGCGATACTTGCACATGAACAGTTCCCAAACCACGCGAAGACCGCCATTGGAATTCTTCGGTATAGCGATCACAATGTCGTTGCGGTTCTTGACAGAACAAAGATAGGCGAACGCGTTTGTGATTATGTCTCAGATGTTCAAGACGCGCCTATCATTGAAGAAATGAGTCAAGTCTCCAGTGAAGTTGATGCACTGAGTATCGGCATTGCCCCGATTGGTGGTGATTTTGATTCCACGTGGCGTTCTGATATCCAAGACGCGCTTATTAATGGCTGTGACATCATTAATGGACTCCATTACTTTTTAGAAGATGACAAACGTATTTCTCGCCTCGCTGATGAACATAACTGTGAGATATGGGATGTTCGTAAGCCCCCAGATGATTTGACCGTCAGCGATGGCACTGCAGACAATGTCGACGCTACGGTTGTTCTTACAGTCGGCACAGATTGTTCATCGGGAAAAATGACCACTTCATTTGAACTTCTACAGGCGGCTCGTGATCAGGGAATCGATGCAGCCGTTATCCCGACCGGTCAGACTGGTGTTATGATCACAGACCGGGGGATTGTTGTTGATGGTGTCATTTCAGACTTTGCTGCTGGCGCAGTTGAGCGTATGATCAAGCAGGTAGCTGCTGAGAATGATCTTATTATCGTTGAAGGACAGGGGTCGATTGCTCACCCTGCATACTCAGGCGTGACGACAAGTATTCTCCACGGAGCAATGCCAGACGGACTTATCCTCTGTCATGCTGCCAACCGCGAAGCTATCCGAGGATATGACCATATCTCGCTTCCACCGATTGATGAATATACCAGAACTTATGAACAACTTTCTGGACTCGTATCACCAGCGAAGGTCGTTGCAGGTGCGATCAATACGCATCATATCGAAGAGGCAAAAGCACGTACGGCGGTTGCAGATTATGCTGCTGCTATTGATGCGCCTGCCACGGATCCAGTTCGATTTGATGCAACAAAGATTCTCAATGCGGTGCTCAAATGA
- a CDS encoding dipeptide epimerase: MKTSFNQISLNITGSFNIARGTTERVEITLIRIQDENGHIGIGGATPTAYYGETAATMRAILPEFLEIIESHGMEPRHAIEQRLYNHVRGNPAARAAVSTALADIAGKRADMPLYELWGLDPTDIPKTSYTISLDTPRAMQAKAETAVNNGFDILKLKLGHDNERNHKRIAAVRQATPDAQIRADANAALTSQQAVEISDILANYDIEFLEQPVPADDIDGLQFVQAYGSVPVAADESVITAADVSRVSDAVDIIVAKLMKCGTLREVRRIAAVADAVNCESMLGCMVESNVSIAAAWNLAPLFDYVDLDGSLLLSEDPIGGIPMDGNAANLSALDRSGTCAVDTVE; encoded by the coding sequence ATGAAAACCTCATTCAATCAAATCAGTCTCAATATCACGGGCAGTTTCAATATCGCTCGAGGAACAACTGAAAGAGTCGAAATCACTCTTATCAGAATTCAAGATGAGAATGGGCATATCGGCATTGGTGGGGCTACACCTACAGCGTATTATGGTGAAACCGCAGCCACGATGCGAGCTATTCTGCCGGAGTTTCTTGAGATTATTGAAAGTCATGGCATGGAACCGCGCCATGCTATCGAGCAGCGTCTCTATAATCACGTCAGAGGGAATCCAGCCGCTCGCGCTGCTGTTTCAACGGCATTGGCTGACATAGCTGGCAAGCGAGCAGACATGCCCCTCTATGAGCTCTGGGGGTTAGATCCAACTGATATCCCGAAAACCTCATACACAATCAGTTTAGATACCCCTCGTGCAATGCAAGCGAAGGCAGAAACGGCAGTAAACAACGGATTTGATATTTTGAAGCTGAAGCTTGGTCATGATAATGAGCGTAATCACAAGCGGATAGCAGCAGTCCGTCAAGCAACACCCGATGCACAAATTCGGGCTGATGCCAATGCTGCATTGACATCACAACAGGCTGTTGAGATATCTGACATCCTGGCTAATTATGATATTGAATTTCTCGAACAACCGGTGCCTGCTGACGATATTGACGGGTTACAATTCGTTCAAGCGTACGGGAGCGTTCCAGTTGCAGCTGATGAGTCAGTTATTACAGCCGCAGACGTTTCTCGGGTGTCCGATGCAGTCGATATCATTGTTGCAAAGCTCATGAAATGCGGCACTCTCCGCGAGGTGCGTCGGATCGCTGCTGTCGCTGATGCTGTAAATTGTGAGTCAATGCTTGGCTGTATGGTCGAATCAAACGTATCAATCGCAGCGGCTTGGAATCTTGCTCCCCTATTCGATTATGTCGATCTCGATGGATCACTGTTATTATCTGAGGATCCTATTGGCGGGATCCCAATGGATGGTAATGCCGCAAATTTATCAGCGCTTGATCGATCGGGAACATGTGCTGTTGATACCGTCGAATAA